From the Pedobacter cryoconitis genome, one window contains:
- a CDS encoding Na+/H+ antiporter produces the protein MENYSIVIFIMALMIGLSAIADKIRLPYPVLLIIAGIAVGFIPGLPDIEISPNIVFLIFLPPLLYDAAFNISFKEFKTNINTISALAISLVFITASGIAVIAHYLIPGMNWPLSFVLGAILSATDAVAAMSITKGLGLSHKTNTILEGESLVNDASALVAYRFAVAAVTGSAFVFWRASLEFAILMAGGFVIGMIMGRILSFILQQVKDNTIVSISFMLLMPFLTYRTAEELHVSGVIAVVVLGLGISRFSTKVFPEKLKTQSRSIWDIIIFLLNGLIFILIGLELPYIMKNINRELIPSYVGYAFIITIGALLFRMARVFLQQINLQKAFQKQKRGVSEQALLDFNTSLIISWSGMRGIVSLAIAIGLPMTLTDGSPFPQRNAIIFISVAVVLFTLIGQGLSLPWIVKKLNKQSLKIT, from the coding sequence TTGGAAAACTACAGTATCGTCATTTTTATTATGGCATTGATGATCGGTTTATCTGCAATTGCAGATAAGATCAGGTTGCCTTATCCTGTATTATTAATTATTGCTGGTATAGCTGTGGGTTTTATCCCTGGTTTGCCAGATATTGAAATCAGTCCTAATATCGTTTTTCTGATTTTTCTGCCTCCGCTATTGTATGATGCTGCATTTAACATCTCGTTTAAGGAGTTTAAAACAAATATTAATACCATATCGGCTCTGGCCATTTCTCTCGTCTTTATCACTGCATCCGGAATTGCTGTGATTGCGCATTATTTAATACCTGGAATGAACTGGCCACTATCTTTTGTTTTGGGCGCAATTCTTTCCGCAACAGATGCTGTAGCCGCAATGAGCATTACCAAAGGTCTGGGTTTATCTCATAAAACCAATACTATTTTAGAAGGGGAGAGCCTGGTGAACGATGCCTCTGCTTTAGTGGCCTACAGATTTGCAGTTGCCGCAGTTACCGGTTCTGCTTTTGTATTCTGGAGAGCATCACTGGAATTTGCAATCCTGATGGCAGGAGGGTTTGTTATTGGGATGATTATGGGTAGAATATTGTCTTTTATACTCCAGCAAGTGAAAGACAATACGATAGTTTCGATCAGCTTTATGTTGCTCATGCCGTTTTTGACTTATCGGACAGCAGAAGAATTACACGTTTCAGGCGTTATAGCGGTTGTTGTATTAGGGCTGGGGATTTCAAGATTTAGTACTAAAGTGTTTCCTGAAAAGTTAAAGACTCAATCCAGATCGATATGGGATATTATCATTTTCCTGCTGAATGGACTGATCTTTATTTTGATAGGCCTGGAGTTGCCTTATATCATGAAAAACATAAACCGCGAGCTGATCCCTTCTTATGTTGGTTATGCATTTATCATTACTATCGGCGCTTTATTATTCCGTATGGCAAGGGTGTTTTTACAACAAATTAACCTGCAAAAAGCATTTCAAAAACAAAAACGTGGGGTTAGTGAACAGGCATTACTGGATTTTAATACCAGTTTAATTATCAGCTGGTCAGGTATGCGGGGAATAGTATCGCTTGCTATTGCAATTGGTTTGCCTATGACCTTAACTGATGGAAGCCCTTTTCCCCAGCGGAATGCCATTATCTTTATTTCAGTAGCCGTAGTATTGTTCACGCTGATCGGACAGGGATTAAGCTTACCCTGGATTGTTAAAAAGTTAAACAAGCAAAGCCTTAAAATAACTTAA
- a CDS encoding aldo/keto reductase produces MKYKLFGKNTGLFASEIILGASMFGVRKGYGASPEDARKILAAYADAGGNFIDTADTYQLGESEELVGGFIEHQRSNFIISTKYTRSSEARPAISNSGNHRKAMRQGVEASLKRLKTDYIDIYMPHFDDGITPFDEIIRGLEDLVSAGKILYTGLANFPSWKTAAIASQAHLAAIQLEYNLLQRTADRELMPMAAQFGLGTMMYSPLAGGLLTGKYRKGETGRMNLNQASDYHENETTTKIIDQLFIIAKELHVEPGQVALAWGLSKDGFPIVGARTIDHINAGLQAASIQLSPDHIIQLDQLSAVTLGYPHDLLATVQN; encoded by the coding sequence ATGAAGTATAAATTATTCGGAAAAAATACAGGGTTGTTTGCCAGTGAAATCATATTAGGTGCCTCTATGTTTGGCGTACGAAAGGGGTACGGAGCAAGCCCAGAAGATGCCAGGAAGATATTGGCTGCTTATGCAGATGCAGGAGGGAATTTTATAGATACAGCAGACACTTATCAGCTTGGAGAATCAGAAGAACTGGTTGGGGGATTTATTGAACATCAACGAAGTAATTTCATCATTTCCACTAAATATACGCGCAGCAGTGAAGCCAGGCCAGCTATCAGTAATTCAGGAAATCACCGCAAAGCAATGAGACAAGGTGTAGAAGCAAGTTTGAAACGGCTGAAAACTGATTATATTGATATTTATATGCCGCATTTCGATGATGGTATAACTCCTTTTGATGAAATTATAAGAGGGCTTGAAGACCTGGTCAGTGCCGGGAAAATCCTGTATACAGGTTTGGCAAACTTTCCCTCCTGGAAAACTGCTGCGATTGCAAGTCAGGCACATTTAGCTGCCATTCAGCTGGAATATAACTTATTGCAGCGTACTGCTGACCGTGAACTTATGCCTATGGCTGCACAATTTGGTTTAGGTACGATGATGTATTCTCCATTGGCAGGTGGACTGTTAACAGGAAAGTATCGCAAAGGGGAGACCGGACGCATGAATCTTAATCAAGCTTCGGACTATCACGAAAATGAAACCACAACAAAAATAATCGATCAGCTCTTTATTATTGCAAAAGAACTTCATGTTGAACCTGGTCAGGTAGCTTTAGCCTGGGGTTTATCAAAAGATGGTTTCCCGATAGTCGGAGCGCGTACAATTGATCATATCAACGCTGGTTTACAAGCTGCATCTATTCAATTAAGTCCGGATCATATTATTCAGCTCGATCAGCTGAGTGCTGTTACTTTAGGTTATCCGCATGATTTACTGGCAACTGTTCAAAATTAG
- a CDS encoding serine hydrolase, translating to MGFKQLTVTFLISGMLIPALSKAQNSDQPDSIDVFVAQKMQQQHIPALQLAVVRHGQLIKQKTYGTANLENSIPATDQSIFSINSITKAFTGVAVMQLAEEGKLKITDPISLYIDSLPAYWQKITLQQVLTNTSGLPDILDDNEQVLENANEYRAWEKVKTLPLEFNAGEKFSYNQTGYVILGKIITKLSGVHFTKFIEERQFKPAGMQLTRFGDSYDVIQNSAGAYTMKKFVNGRMVRGNSPGTAYIQFPLFFRTAAGILSTSKDMAQWLIALQDGKLLKDEKSIAALWTPAVLNNGKIGGFDQLTNGYALGWPTVTRADHPAVGPVGGGRSALFVYLKDDLSIVVLTNLLGANPERFIDEIGAYYIPEMHETNGFGLSPVIRKLRAALLKQGFDKSVTVVAELKKKDPAFSPGEDELNGWGYKLLSQKETAKALAILKLNSVLYPQSANTHDSLGEVLEIMGDYKGALVSYKKSLALNPKNTNALNRIKALSGS from the coding sequence ATGGGCTTTAAACAGCTTACAGTAACGTTTTTAATTTCCGGAATGCTGATCCCTGCTTTATCTAAGGCACAAAATTCTGATCAACCAGATAGTATTGATGTATTTGTCGCACAAAAAATGCAGCAACAACACATTCCTGCTTTACAGCTGGCAGTAGTTCGTCACGGACAACTGATCAAACAAAAAACTTATGGAACTGCAAATCTGGAAAATTCTATTCCTGCAACGGATCAAAGTATTTTCTCCATCAACTCCATTACCAAAGCCTTTACAGGAGTTGCAGTGATGCAATTGGCTGAAGAAGGAAAGCTGAAAATTACCGATCCTATTTCACTGTATATAGATAGTTTGCCTGCTTACTGGCAGAAAATAACTTTGCAGCAGGTATTAACCAATACTTCGGGCTTACCAGATATTCTCGATGACAATGAACAGGTACTGGAAAATGCAAATGAATACCGTGCATGGGAAAAAGTAAAAACATTACCTCTGGAATTTAATGCCGGTGAGAAGTTTAGTTATAATCAGACTGGCTATGTTATTCTTGGAAAAATCATTACGAAACTGAGCGGCGTCCATTTCACGAAATTTATAGAAGAAAGACAATTTAAGCCTGCCGGAATGCAATTAACGCGATTTGGCGATTCCTATGATGTGATTCAAAACTCAGCAGGTGCTTATACGATGAAGAAATTTGTTAATGGCCGGATGGTAAGAGGTAACAGTCCTGGTACTGCTTATATACAGTTCCCCCTGTTTTTCAGAACAGCCGCAGGAATTTTATCGACTTCAAAGGACATGGCACAATGGCTTATCGCTCTGCAAGATGGCAAACTATTAAAAGATGAAAAAAGTATAGCTGCGTTGTGGACACCAGCAGTATTAAATAATGGAAAAATTGGCGGGTTTGACCAGCTGACAAATGGTTATGCACTTGGATGGCCAACGGTGACCAGAGCTGATCATCCTGCGGTTGGCCCGGTTGGGGGTGGCAGATCTGCTTTGTTCGTCTATTTAAAAGATGATCTTTCGATAGTAGTCCTGACTAATTTATTAGGGGCTAATCCGGAAAGGTTTATTGATGAAATAGGCGCATATTATATCCCTGAAATGCATGAAACAAACGGCTTTGGCTTATCTCCGGTTATCCGAAAACTAAGGGCTGCGTTACTTAAACAAGGTTTCGATAAGTCAGTGACTGTAGTGGCCGAACTCAAAAAGAAAGATCCGGCATTTTCTCCGGGTGAAGATGAACTTAATGGCTGGGGATATAAATTGTTAAGCCAGAAAGAAACGGCTAAGGCTTTAGCAATCCTTAAATTGAATTCGGTTCTTTATCCCCAAAGTGCAAATACACATGATAGCCTGGGAGAAGTTTTGGAAATTATGGGTGATTATAAAGGAGCGCTGGTGAGTTATAAAAAATCGCTGGCACTGAATCCTAAAAACACAAATGCTTTAAATCGTATCAAAGCGCTTTCAGGAAGTTAA
- a CDS encoding DUF4287 domain-containing protein, with protein MSFQAYLDTIKKKTGKGPEELKQLADQKGFSENGLLKPDVKAGQIVSWLKEEFELGHGHSMAVYALLKGLKE; from the coding sequence ATGTCATTTCAAGCATATCTCGATACTATCAAGAAGAAAACAGGTAAAGGCCCTGAAGAATTGAAACAACTTGCAGATCAAAAAGGGTTTTCTGAAAACGGACTACTTAAACCAGACGTCAAAGCCGGTCAGATTGTGAGCTGGTTAAAAGAAGAATTTGAATTGGGACACGGACATTCAATGGCTGTTTATGCATTGCTTAAAGGATTGAAGGAGTAA
- a CDS encoding response regulator transcription factor encodes MKTNNKPTWLGYLNALKNKGVEAEQLKLTGFDDFFLANDFAQSFFMHSIPFVYLLDYQSGLYINMSENFAGYSAECFLKEGINHTLEIYQQDHLRLFDEEIFPDRLQILEEIAPEDHKNHIFSYQSVIKNRYGQHEHFLQRNCFISDEDRNPVYSMGIMIKINDLGDYSPVLQTVERIDTNREKENEIICKKVYYLNKEDQIFSKREKEVLSWMAEGLSSKMIADKLFVSEHTVINHRRSMQQKSNMPNAIALVGFAIKSGII; translated from the coding sequence ATGAAAACGAACAACAAGCCAACCTGGCTTGGCTATTTGAATGCGCTCAAAAATAAGGGAGTCGAAGCTGAACAGTTAAAATTAACAGGCTTTGATGATTTCTTCCTCGCTAATGACTTCGCTCAATCGTTTTTTATGCATAGTATTCCCTTTGTCTATTTACTGGATTATCAAAGTGGCTTATACATTAATATGTCTGAAAACTTTGCGGGCTATAGTGCTGAATGTTTCCTGAAAGAAGGGATTAACCATACACTGGAAATTTATCAGCAGGATCATTTAAGACTATTTGATGAAGAGATTTTTCCTGACCGTTTGCAGATTTTAGAGGAAATAGCACCCGAAGATCATAAAAATCATATATTCTCTTATCAATCTGTGATCAAAAACCGCTACGGTCAACACGAGCACTTTTTACAACGTAACTGTTTTATTTCAGATGAAGACCGAAATCCAGTTTATAGTATGGGAATCATGATCAAAATTAATGATCTGGGGGATTATAGTCCTGTTTTGCAAACCGTTGAGCGAATTGACACAAACAGAGAGAAGGAAAATGAAATCATTTGTAAGAAAGTTTACTACTTAAATAAAGAAGATCAGATTTTTTCTAAACGTGAAAAAGAAGTTTTATCGTGGATGGCCGAAGGTTTAAGCAGTAAGATGATTGCGGATAAGTTATTTGTCAGTGAACATACGGTGATCAATCACCGCAGAAGTATGCAGCAAAAAAGCAATATGCCAAATGCGATTGCGCTCGTTGGTTTTGCAATTAAAAGCGGGATTATTTGA
- a CDS encoding helix-turn-helix domain-containing protein translates to MNVSKELLFFFSALGTFNALILGIYFFFFTRKKYLTNYFLGALLIVLSVRVGKSVLLHFIESLPKIYLQIGLSACFFIGPFLYYFLKSAIEEVSTIKRNWIWSLGLLLILITTVGIRFPYQDYPSVWGYFVWIIYTQWLIYLISAGLLLKGMIAKLFLKGSSMHTPETWLLMIFISNVIIFIFYFLAIINAPFASYISGAVVFSFILYLVISVILYRKKTDDLFLLTPNKSPVKKVNEADAEILIRKLEKVMTENEAYKNPDLKLSDLSKGINVSSHQLSQLLNDNLGKNFTTFVNEFRIREACKIISTDDRLTLESVGYEVGFNSKSTFFAAFKKQTNTTPLNYQQNMLKR, encoded by the coding sequence ATGAACGTTAGTAAAGAACTCTTATTCTTTTTCAGTGCTTTAGGTACTTTCAATGCCCTGATTCTGGGGATCTATTTTTTCTTCTTTACCAGGAAAAAGTATCTGACCAATTATTTTTTAGGTGCATTGTTAATTGTTCTGAGTGTGCGGGTCGGAAAATCTGTTCTGCTGCATTTTATTGAGAGCCTGCCTAAAATTTATCTGCAAATAGGACTTTCTGCCTGTTTCTTCATTGGGCCCTTTCTTTATTACTTTTTAAAATCTGCTATAGAGGAAGTCAGTACGATCAAAAGAAATTGGATTTGGAGTCTTGGTCTGTTGTTGATACTCATTACAACAGTTGGAATAAGATTTCCATATCAGGATTATCCGTCGGTCTGGGGTTATTTCGTATGGATTATTTATACGCAATGGCTTATTTACCTGATTTCCGCCGGATTGTTACTGAAAGGAATGATTGCAAAATTATTTCTTAAAGGATCGTCAATGCATACGCCTGAAACATGGCTGTTAATGATTTTTATCAGTAATGTGATCATTTTTATTTTTTATTTCCTTGCTATCATCAATGCACCCTTTGCCTCTTATATCTCTGGTGCTGTTGTTTTCTCTTTCATCCTGTACCTGGTCATTTCTGTTATTTTATATAGAAAGAAAACGGATGATTTATTCCTGTTGACGCCCAATAAATCTCCCGTTAAAAAGGTGAATGAAGCAGATGCAGAAATTCTGATCAGGAAACTCGAAAAAGTAATGACTGAAAACGAAGCTTATAAAAATCCGGATTTAAAACTAAGCGACTTATCCAAAGGAATTAATGTTTCCAGTCATCAGTTATCACAGCTGTTAAATGATAATTTAGGAAAGAATTTTACCACATTCGTCAATGAATTCAGGATCAGAGAAGCTTGTAAAATTATTAGCACCGATGATCGGCTTACCCTTGAATCCGTTGGTTATGAAGTAGGGTTTAACTCTAAATCTACTTTCTTTGCTGCTTTCAAAAAACAAACCAACACTACTCCCTTAAATTATCAGCAAAACATGCTGAAACGATAG
- a CDS encoding winged helix-turn-helix transcriptional regulator, translated as MYIKKIPVSLDCGLHLFMEVINGKWKINLIWCIYSGIKRPGELQRKLPKASRRVLDTQLKQLTDHGIISKVTYNELPLKVEYELTPLGETLIPAISHAAHWGEDHRTALEKVIRSQE; from the coding sequence ATGTACATAAAAAAGATACCTGTTTCACTGGATTGCGGATTACATTTATTCATGGAAGTGATCAATGGGAAATGGAAGATCAATTTGATCTGGTGTATTTACTCCGGTATTAAACGCCCCGGTGAGTTGCAGCGTAAATTGCCCAAAGCATCCAGAAGGGTTTTGGATACACAGCTGAAACAGTTAACTGATCATGGTATCATTTCCAAAGTCACTTACAATGAGCTGCCTTTAAAAGTAGAATATGAATTAACTCCTTTAGGAGAAACATTAATACCTGCAATTAGCCATGCTGCCCATTGGGGCGAAGATCATCGCACAGCATTAGAAAAAGTGATCAGATCACAGGAATGA
- a CDS encoding outer membrane beta-barrel family protein, with the protein MKLFFLLAVNFTALIFLPARLKAQHISTISGHVKNINQEPLMGNISVLTATDSTLIKGTSFYNGDFEISGMQHKEFLLKLSSLLFADTIIHVRYQGQAFINLGSIIIKETKTQLNEIRIRSHTPLIRSNPNGNVEVNVANTILAGSSSVNEILSRAPNVIVNEGRISVFGKGDAIIYLNGRQITNERMASIPISQISRIEIISNPSSKYDAEGKTVINIVMKSNTMEGLFGSASQQVSASKFAGADFNTLLDLSYTDGKFSMTGNYGLLTGKNREILYTIRTRPAQDDYLKSELTTDWKRKYNNFSNFGFGIQYNKDPRQYISLGYSGNLEDLGGTQQSKNKIISNQGTSFYSSNLAKDEVRLNHSLTLNYNKILDTLGSAFFVGSQYSRFNTTVHDLISETNTVNDNNIYRFLKNDVQHQITISSTQADYTKAFNANRKLEAGTKFSYAYTSSGTKFLIAENGGDFKPDKDLSSDFNYTELIPAAYLNYSDVINNQTKYGFGIRGEWTSYSLKTTVGGGQVIDDHYFNVFPNLFIQRNISEEFKLRAAYTSKITRPRYQALNPFVIYQDPFTTIEGNPNLIPEKVHAFELGANYKVFDLKAGYNYTLNPLSAAALRGEKPNSYVLKGINLERDHTFFTSLSSSFNTKWWTTVNTVNLSYSKSIDHQFSFVTVTPRPQVYLYSNNTFNIHDLFKVQVLAWYLGDRYYGLYYNKSRSTVTLGLEKNFFHNSLKARLIANDIFHKSNTAGNYGVGQTYIYFDRTLNTNYFRLIASYTFGRLKNTVYQNKQTGQTENSRAN; encoded by the coding sequence ATGAAGCTCTTTTTTCTTTTAGCAGTCAATTTTACTGCACTTATTTTTCTTCCTGCAAGGCTTAAAGCCCAGCATATCTCTACCATTTCCGGCCACGTTAAAAATATAAATCAAGAACCACTAATGGGGAATATATCCGTGTTGACTGCCACCGATTCTACTTTGATTAAAGGAACCAGTTTTTACAATGGTGACTTTGAAATTTCAGGTATGCAGCACAAAGAATTCCTGCTGAAATTGTCCTCACTATTATTTGCCGACACTATTATACACGTCAGGTATCAAGGGCAGGCATTCATTAACCTGGGCAGTATTATCATCAAAGAAACCAAAACGCAGCTGAATGAGATCCGTATCAGGAGCCATACGCCTTTAATCAGGTCAAATCCTAATGGAAATGTGGAAGTCAATGTGGCCAATACTATTTTAGCAGGTAGTAGTTCTGTCAATGAAATTTTATCGAGGGCTCCGAATGTGATTGTGAATGAAGGGAGAATTTCGGTATTTGGTAAAGGAGATGCTATTATTTATCTGAATGGCAGGCAAATTACCAATGAAAGAATGGCATCCATCCCGATCTCGCAGATCTCCAGGATTGAGATTATTTCTAATCCTTCTTCGAAATATGATGCAGAGGGAAAAACTGTGATTAATATTGTGATGAAATCTAATACCATGGAAGGGCTTTTTGGCTCTGCAAGCCAGCAGGTTAGTGCCTCAAAATTTGCAGGTGCTGACTTCAATACCCTGCTGGATTTAAGTTACACTGATGGCAAATTCTCTATGACAGGGAATTATGGCCTTTTGACTGGGAAAAACAGGGAAATCTTATATACGATCAGAACCAGGCCAGCTCAGGATGATTACTTAAAATCTGAATTAACCACAGACTGGAAACGTAAGTATAATAACTTCTCGAATTTTGGTTTTGGCATCCAATACAATAAAGATCCACGACAGTATATCTCGCTGGGTTATAGTGGCAATCTGGAAGATTTAGGTGGAACTCAGCAGAGTAAAAATAAGATCATTTCAAATCAGGGCACGAGTTTTTACAGTAGCAATCTTGCAAAAGATGAGGTAAGGCTTAACCATTCGCTGACTTTAAATTATAATAAAATACTCGATACACTGGGATCAGCCTTTTTTGTAGGAAGTCAATATTCACGCTTTAACACGACTGTTCATGATCTGATTTCGGAGACCAATACTGTGAATGACAACAATATTTACAGATTTCTTAAGAATGATGTGCAGCATCAAATCACTATTTCAAGTACGCAGGCAGATTATACGAAAGCATTCAATGCGAACCGCAAACTAGAGGCGGGTACTAAATTCAGTTATGCCTATACCTCATCAGGTACAAAATTTCTGATCGCTGAAAATGGGGGAGACTTTAAACCAGACAAGGATTTATCCAGTGATTTCAATTATACAGAGCTTATACCTGCTGCCTACCTTAACTATAGTGATGTTATTAATAACCAGACGAAATATGGATTTGGCATCAGGGGAGAATGGACAAGCTATAGCTTAAAAACTACTGTAGGTGGCGGACAAGTGATTGATGATCATTATTTTAATGTTTTTCCTAACCTGTTCATCCAGAGAAATATTTCGGAAGAATTCAAACTTCGTGCTGCCTATACCTCAAAAATAACAAGGCCACGCTATCAGGCGCTCAATCCTTTTGTGATTTATCAGGATCCTTTTACCACTATTGAAGGTAATCCTAACCTGATTCCTGAAAAAGTACACGCTTTTGAACTGGGCGCTAATTATAAGGTTTTTGATCTGAAAGCAGGTTACAATTATACTTTAAATCCATTGAGTGCAGCAGCTTTAAGAGGTGAAAAACCAAATAGCTATGTCTTAAAAGGAATCAACCTGGAACGGGATCATACCTTTTTTACCTCTTTGTCTTCATCTTTTAATACTAAATGGTGGACAACTGTAAATACGGTTAACTTGAGTTACAGCAAATCGATTGACCATCAGTTTTCTTTTGTAACCGTAACACCAAGACCTCAGGTGTATTTATATTCAAATAATACTTTTAATATACATGATCTGTTTAAAGTTCAGGTGCTTGCCTGGTATCTTGGTGACCGGTATTATGGCCTTTATTATAACAAAAGCAGGTCTACGGTAACTTTGGGGCTGGAAAAGAACTTTTTCCATAATTCACTAAAAGCAAGACTTATTGCGAATGATATTTTTCACAAATCGAATACTGCGGGAAACTATGGTGTGGGGCAAACTTATATCTATTTTGACAGAACTCTCAATACCAATTATTTCAGGCTCATTGCAAGTTATACTTTTGGGAGGCTGAAGAACACTGTTTATCAGAATAAACAAACTGGCCAAACTGAAAATAGCCGGGCAAATTAG